From Epinephelus lanceolatus isolate andai-2023 chromosome 12, ASM4190304v1, whole genome shotgun sequence, the proteins below share one genomic window:
- the gata6 gene encoding transcription factor GATA-6 isoform X1: protein MDLGENSWSMVKREVSSSPGSPAEQTYLHGDSRRDGPTSDELRTPPSDLDALGHRRSDSRSLHSYVHFGHHNNTLPTAEDIPLFTDLDQGSKLVLSSGAHKASLLVDPTDMYQTLAIAAAQSQTGYDSSSGGYMHSNPNSPVYVPSSRVGPMIPSLSYLQASGSAQPSHAVSSHSVWSQSAPESPSYSTGSPHTSTRFHYPPSPPMNNGTPRDTGYSNTLNVSSRDQYGLSRPISGTYASPYSPYVAPQLSQLPSPWTGGPFDNTMLHTLQSRGAPLIRGPNGVSDILDDMGESRECVNCGSISTPLWRRDGTGHFLCNACGLYSKMNGLSRPLIKPQKRTSTSRRIGLSCANCQTSTTTLWRRNAEGEPVCNACGLYTKLHGVPRPLAMKKEGIQTRKRKPKTLNKTKGSSGNNNSVSMTPTSTSSSNSEDCSKTSSPSAQVSGVSSSVLSSSGEGTGSSSTVKYPGQDGLYTSVGLSQPSDVASVRGEPWCPLALA from the exons ATGGACCTGGGCGAAAACAGCTGGTCCATGGTCAAGCGAGAAGTATCCAGCAGCCCAGGGTCACCGGCTGAGCAGACCTACCTGCACGGTGACAGTAGGAGGGACGGTCCCACCTCGGATGAGCTGAGGACACCTCCGAGCGACCTTGACGCACTGGGACACCGTCGCTCCGACAGCAGATCACTACACTCCTACGTTCACTTCGGACACCATAACAACACCCTGCCCACCGCCGAGGACATCCCGCTGTTTACGGATTTAGACCAAGGCAGCAAACTCGTCCTCTCCAGCGGAGCGCACAAGGCGAGCTTGCTGGTGGACCCGACCGACATGTACCAAACACTGGCCATCGCCGCAGCCCAGAGCCAGACTGGATATGATTCCTCCTCTGGTGGTTATATGCACTCCAACCCCAACTCCCCAGTGTATGTCCCCAGCTCCAGAGTGGGCCCCATGATACCCAGCCTCTCGTATCTGCAGGCCAGCGGCTCTGCGCAGCCCAGCCACGCCGTCTCCAGCCACTCGGTCTGGTCGCAGTCCGCCCCGGAGAGCCCCTCATACAGCACCGGCAGCCCTCACACCTCCACTCGGTTCCACTACCCTCCAAGCCCGCCCATGAATAACGGGACGCCCAGGGACACCGGCTACAGTAACACGCTGAATGTGAGCAGCAGAGACCAGTACGGCCTCTCTCGGCCCATCAGTGGGACCTACGCGAGTCCATACTCTCCTTATGTCGCACCGCAGCTCTCCCAGCTGCCCTCGCCTTGGACCGGGGGACCTTTTGATAACACGATGCTGCACACCTTGCAGAGCAGAGGCGCGCCCTTGATTCGAGGACCAAACGGAG tttcagatATTCTCGACGACATGGGGGAGAGCAGAGAGTGCGTCAACTGCGGCTCCATCTCCACGCCGCTCTGGAGGCGCGACGGCACGGGCCACTTTCTCTGCAACGCCTGCGGCCTTTACAGCAAAATGAATGGGCTCAGCCGGCCATTAATTAAACCACAGAAACGGACG TCAACGTCTAGAAGAATCGGCCTGTCCTGCGCCAACTGTCAAACCAGCACGACCACTTTGTGGCGCAGGAACGCGGAGGGAGAGCCGGTGTGTAACGCGTGTGGTCTCTACACAAAATTACACGGG GTACCTCGGCCGCTCGCCATGAAGAAAGAGGGAATCCAGAcgagaaaaagaaaaccaaagacCTTGAATAAAACGAAGGGATCCTCTG gaAATAACAACTCTGTCTCTATGACTCCCACATCCACATCTTCATCTAATTCCGAAGATTGCTCGAAAACCAGCTCTCCCTCCGCACAGGTGTCAGGG GTCAGTTCATCCGTGCTGTCCAGCTCAGGGGAGGGAACCGGCTCCAGCTCAACGGTGAAGTACCCGGGACAGGATGGCCTGTACACCAGCGTGGGTCTGTCCCAGCCATCAGATGTAGCTTCAGTGAGGGGTGAACCCTGGTGCCCCTTGGCTTTAGCTTGA
- the gata6 gene encoding transcription factor GATA-6 isoform X2, producing the protein MDLGENSWSMVKREVSSSPGSPAEQTYLHGDSRRDGPTSDELRTPPSDLDALGHRRSDSRSLHSYVHFGHHNNTLPTAEDIPLFTDLDQGSKLVLSSGAHKASLLVDPTDMYQTLAIAAAQSQTGYDSSSGGYMHSNPNSPVYVPSSRVGPMIPSLSYLQASGSAQPSHAVSSHSVWSQSAPESPSYSTGSPHTSTRFHYPPSPPMNNGTPRDTGYSNTLNVSSRDQYGLSRPISGTYASPYSPYVAPQLSQLPSPWTGGPFDNTMLHTLQSRGAPLIRGPNGVSDILDDMGESRECVNCGSISTPLWRRDGTGHFLCNACGLYSKMNGLSRPLIKPQKRTSTSRRIGLSCANCQTSTTTLWRRNAEGEPVCNACGLYTKLHGVPRPLAMKKEGIQTRKRKPKTLNKTKGSSDCSKTSSPSAQVSGVSSSVLSSSGEGTGSSSTVKYPGQDGLYTSVGLSQPSDVASVRGEPWCPLALA; encoded by the exons ATGGACCTGGGCGAAAACAGCTGGTCCATGGTCAAGCGAGAAGTATCCAGCAGCCCAGGGTCACCGGCTGAGCAGACCTACCTGCACGGTGACAGTAGGAGGGACGGTCCCACCTCGGATGAGCTGAGGACACCTCCGAGCGACCTTGACGCACTGGGACACCGTCGCTCCGACAGCAGATCACTACACTCCTACGTTCACTTCGGACACCATAACAACACCCTGCCCACCGCCGAGGACATCCCGCTGTTTACGGATTTAGACCAAGGCAGCAAACTCGTCCTCTCCAGCGGAGCGCACAAGGCGAGCTTGCTGGTGGACCCGACCGACATGTACCAAACACTGGCCATCGCCGCAGCCCAGAGCCAGACTGGATATGATTCCTCCTCTGGTGGTTATATGCACTCCAACCCCAACTCCCCAGTGTATGTCCCCAGCTCCAGAGTGGGCCCCATGATACCCAGCCTCTCGTATCTGCAGGCCAGCGGCTCTGCGCAGCCCAGCCACGCCGTCTCCAGCCACTCGGTCTGGTCGCAGTCCGCCCCGGAGAGCCCCTCATACAGCACCGGCAGCCCTCACACCTCCACTCGGTTCCACTACCCTCCAAGCCCGCCCATGAATAACGGGACGCCCAGGGACACCGGCTACAGTAACACGCTGAATGTGAGCAGCAGAGACCAGTACGGCCTCTCTCGGCCCATCAGTGGGACCTACGCGAGTCCATACTCTCCTTATGTCGCACCGCAGCTCTCCCAGCTGCCCTCGCCTTGGACCGGGGGACCTTTTGATAACACGATGCTGCACACCTTGCAGAGCAGAGGCGCGCCCTTGATTCGAGGACCAAACGGAG tttcagatATTCTCGACGACATGGGGGAGAGCAGAGAGTGCGTCAACTGCGGCTCCATCTCCACGCCGCTCTGGAGGCGCGACGGCACGGGCCACTTTCTCTGCAACGCCTGCGGCCTTTACAGCAAAATGAATGGGCTCAGCCGGCCATTAATTAAACCACAGAAACGGACG TCAACGTCTAGAAGAATCGGCCTGTCCTGCGCCAACTGTCAAACCAGCACGACCACTTTGTGGCGCAGGAACGCGGAGGGAGAGCCGGTGTGTAACGCGTGTGGTCTCTACACAAAATTACACGGG GTACCTCGGCCGCTCGCCATGAAGAAAGAGGGAATCCAGAcgagaaaaagaaaaccaaagacCTTGAATAAAACGAAGGGATCCTCTG ATTGCTCGAAAACCAGCTCTCCCTCCGCACAGGTGTCAGGG GTCAGTTCATCCGTGCTGTCCAGCTCAGGGGAGGGAACCGGCTCCAGCTCAACGGTGAAGTACCCGGGACAGGATGGCCTGTACACCAGCGTGGGTCTGTCCCAGCCATCAGATGTAGCTTCAGTGAGGGGTGAACCCTGGTGCCCCTTGGCTTTAGCTTGA